One segment of Methanolinea mesophila DNA contains the following:
- a CDS encoding tetratricopeptide repeat protein: MAAGPGESRKREAFRLFEDGRYDESYAACMTLPPDGKDEAVAVLCATNLFYMGRYNDAEAHFRDLARVLPGSSHVQSYLGRILEMKGDDEAVAAYARAVRLDPANQEALRRYSAWVMRSGDWRKAIPVLEALLARSGREDDARSLMGALVRAGRARDALEVHRVHLKGREDMPEYSDALIACGEFRKAQELLLDRYTRHGDPADLRGYLHTLSMTDREAAREAYRSHCLEGAGDTTLCRDYLRLLRASGNEDEAFSAGRAFLEQREPGPGPLYMLEYAEIAADLGRREEAGEIYASIIRQELAGLEHPDLLARLFDSYRHYLVTYYPVPEALDRFRDLVLGNTHPESLCAAGRFYEAIGDTTEARAWFYRSFRADFLRGGIEYARFLQRHGDGRECEKTLLYVLQNLRKTGDLVMLAGVAVEEKNGIYRHKRLREALIARLDSTVETLPTLGLEYLSVLLLVEGSAGLQEKDYSGAKRCGLRGLDVLPHYSTQIGTDDFTGLLAACKARSLTDLPVLPPVSVPPPPAPDAAPPPEVLLGLDEKETAILEFLRAHRTGTEMDLRAVAQSRRVAGLVNRIIQKAAEKGLRIIEKKGVGENGEIYEYTG; this comes from the coding sequence ATGGCGGCCGGACCGGGTGAATCCAGGAAGCGGGAGGCGTTTCGTCTTTTCGAAGACGGGCGCTACGACGAATCGTATGCAGCCTGCATGACCCTCCCCCCGGATGGAAAAGACGAGGCCGTAGCGGTGCTCTGTGCCACCAATCTCTTCTACATGGGACGCTACAACGATGCGGAGGCTCATTTCAGGGATCTTGCCCGCGTCCTCCCGGGATCTTCCCACGTCCAGAGCTACCTCGGCCGGATCCTGGAGATGAAAGGAGACGACGAGGCGGTGGCCGCATATGCCAGGGCGGTCCGGCTCGATCCGGCGAACCAGGAGGCCCTCCGGCGATATTCGGCATGGGTCATGCGTTCGGGGGACTGGAGAAAGGCGATCCCGGTGCTTGAAGCACTCCTTGCCAGGTCGGGGAGGGAGGACGACGCCCGCTCGCTGATGGGTGCGCTGGTCCGGGCGGGGAGGGCCCGTGATGCGCTGGAGGTGCACCGGGTCCACCTCAAAGGCAGGGAAGACATGCCCGAATACTCCGATGCGCTGATCGCATGCGGAGAGTTCCGGAAAGCGCAGGAACTTCTCCTGGACCGGTATACCCGTCATGGTGACCCTGCCGACCTCCGCGGCTACCTGCACACCCTTTCCATGACCGATCGCGAGGCCGCGCGTGAGGCATACCGGTCCCATTGCCTCGAAGGTGCCGGTGACACGACCCTCTGCAGGGACTACCTCAGGCTGCTCCGGGCATCGGGGAATGAGGACGAGGCATTTTCGGCCGGGAGGGCATTCCTCGAACAGAGGGAACCCGGTCCCGGCCCGCTGTATATGCTCGAATATGCGGAGATTGCCGCAGACCTCGGAAGACGGGAAGAGGCGGGAGAGATATACGCGAGCATCATCCGCCAGGAGCTTGCCGGGCTCGAACACCCCGACCTCCTCGCCAGGCTCTTTGACAGCTACCGGCACTACCTGGTGACCTACTATCCCGTTCCCGAAGCGCTCGACAGGTTCCGTGACCTGGTCCTGGGGAACACCCATCCCGAAAGCCTGTGCGCTGCCGGGAGGTTCTATGAGGCGATCGGCGACACCACGGAGGCCAGGGCATGGTTCTACCGTTCTTTCAGGGCGGACTTTCTTCGGGGGGGCATCGAATATGCCAGGTTCCTCCAGCGCCACGGAGACGGGAGGGAATGTGAAAAAACCCTGCTCTACGTGCTGCAGAACCTCAGGAAAACCGGTGACCTGGTCATGCTCGCCGGAGTTGCGGTCGAGGAGAAGAACGGGATATACCGGCACAAAAGGCTCCGGGAAGCGCTTATTGCCAGGCTCGACTCGACGGTTGAGACTCTGCCCACCCTGGGACTGGAGTACCTCTCCGTGCTCCTCCTGGTCGAAGGCAGCGCCGGTCTCCAGGAGAAGGACTACTCCGGGGCAAAACGGTGCGGGTTACGCGGACTCGATGTGCTCCCCCACTATTCCACGCAGATTGGGACGGACGATTTCACCGGACTGCTCGCGGCGTGCAAGGCACGAAGCCTGACCGATCTCCCGGTGCTCCCGCCAGTCTCCGTTCCGCCTCCACCGGCCCCGGACGCCGCTCCCCCGCCGGAGGTGCTGCTCGGGCTCGACGAGAAGGAAACCGCGATACTCGAGTTCCTCCGGGCACACCGGACGGGTACCGAAATGGATCTCCGGGCCGTGGCGCAGTCCAGAAGGGTCGCGGGGCTGGTGAACAGGATCATCCAGAAAGCAGCGGAAAAGGGGCTTCGGATCATCGAAAAGAAAGGAGTTGGTGAGAATGGAGAGATCTATGAATATACCGGGTAA
- a CDS encoding dolichyl-phosphate beta-glucosyltransferase — MNPTPHEPAGDYTIIIPAYNEERRIGPLLGSLAGFPGIFLVICDGNDGTPDLVKRFASENPGVRISACRYDHRLGKGGAIKEGFTLAGTPRVGYMDADGSTSIEQMTRLLDGLDHADGVIGSRWLPDSVITVPQGFSRKVQSRIFNLLIRALFGLSFRDTQCGAKVFKKEAIDAVLEKMTSTGFEFDVELLWRLESAGYRVRECPITWTNRDESRLRGGEGFGMFTALMRLRWKG, encoded by the coding sequence ATGAACCCGACACCCCACGAGCCGGCAGGCGATTATACCATTATTATCCCGGCGTACAACGAGGAGCGACGGATCGGCCCGCTCCTCGGGAGCCTCGCAGGCTTCCCGGGAATCTTCCTGGTGATCTGTGACGGAAACGACGGCACCCCCGACCTGGTGAAGCGTTTCGCTTCCGAAAACCCCGGTGTGCGGATCAGCGCCTGCCGGTACGACCACCGGCTGGGGAAAGGCGGGGCGATTAAAGAGGGTTTTACACTCGCCGGAACCCCCCGAGTAGGGTACATGGACGCCGACGGCTCCACTTCGATCGAACAGATGACCCGGCTCTTGGACGGTCTCGACCACGCGGACGGGGTGATCGGTTCGCGCTGGCTCCCCGACTCGGTGATCACCGTCCCCCAGGGATTTTCAAGGAAAGTCCAGAGCCGCATTTTCAACCTCCTTATCCGGGCGCTCTTCGGCCTCTCCTTCAGGGACACCCAGTGCGGGGCAAAAGTGTTTAAAAAAGAGGCAATAGATGCTGTACTGGAAAAAATGACCTCCACGGGATTTGAGTTCGATGTGGAGCTCTTATGGAGGCTCGAATCGGCGGGATACAGGGTCCGGGAATGTCCCATAACATGGACGAACAGGGACGAGTCCCGGCTCCGGGGCGGGGAAGGCTTCGGAATGTTCACCGCCCTGATGCGCCTCCGGTGGAAGGGGTGA
- a CDS encoding PaaI family thioesterase: MNYLEKIRQSGRDANPFFRLMDIEIGDVCEGNAEISMKVRPDMLNGEDWLQGGLFTALADEAMVLAIYSLLAPGEQIATISETTTFIAGARAGDLLVASGRVIRKGKRVAFAEGDVRHAEGGNVILSRSSAAFAVLKQR; encoded by the coding sequence ATGAATTATCTGGAGAAAATAAGGCAGTCCGGGAGAGATGCGAACCCTTTTTTCCGCCTTATGGACATCGAGATCGGGGACGTCTGCGAGGGGAATGCCGAGATATCCATGAAGGTCCGGCCCGACATGTTGAACGGGGAGGACTGGCTCCAGGGAGGCCTCTTTACCGCGCTTGCCGACGAAGCCATGGTGCTGGCCATCTACTCCCTGCTCGCTCCCGGTGAACAGATCGCGACGATCTCCGAGACCACGACCTTCATCGCAGGTGCGAGGGCGGGAGACCTCCTGGTGGCGTCCGGCAGGGTGATCAGGAAGGGGAAGAGGGTCGCCTTTGCCGAGGGCGATGTCCGTCATGCAGAGGGTGGGAACGTGATCCTTTCCCGAAGTTCCGCGGCTTTTGCAGTCCTGAAACAGCGATAG
- a CDS encoding CTP synthase → MKYIFITGGVMSGLGKGITAASVGRILKNRGYEVTAVKIDPYLNIDAGTMNPAQHGEVFVLADGSEVDLDLGNYERFLDIELSASHNITTGKVYRSVIEKERRGDYLGETVQIIPHITEEIKSCIRGAAGEDGAANGKADICLVEVGGTVGDIESMPFLEAVRQMRGELLPTETVLLHVTLIPEDTMGDLKTKPTQHSVKTLRELGLHADIIVGRSERPIGTHTKRKISQFCDLPQQGVISAATVPDIYQVPMEMEKEGLPDVLSRHLGLEKREVSGDWYHVVTREYTSRVSVGIVSKYGIEDVYLSIKEALKHAGRALSTEVKITWLDAERCEENQLREFNGILVPGGFGKRGIEGKIDAIRTARTRNIPFLGLCLGFQLAVVEYSRHVIGWEDATSAEFGDGRHVIAILPEQESVTDLGGTMRLGNYPVTIREGTMAMDLYKKAEIVERHRHRYEVNPQYLAQLEKAGVVFAGVYKNRMEILELPGHPFFMATQFHPEFRSRPARPSPPFLGFVEACRADAGRR, encoded by the coding sequence GTGAAATATATATTTATCACCGGGGGAGTGATGAGCGGCCTTGGAAAAGGGATCACGGCGGCATCGGTGGGGCGGATTCTGAAGAACCGGGGGTACGAGGTGACCGCGGTGAAGATCGACCCCTACCTGAATATCGATGCCGGGACCATGAACCCGGCGCAGCACGGTGAGGTGTTCGTACTCGCGGACGGAAGCGAAGTCGACCTCGATCTCGGAAATTACGAACGATTCCTGGATATAGAGCTCTCCGCGTCTCACAACATCACTACCGGGAAGGTCTATCGCAGCGTGATCGAGAAGGAGCGCCGCGGTGACTACCTTGGCGAGACGGTGCAGATAATCCCCCACATCACCGAGGAGATCAAGAGCTGCATCCGCGGTGCCGCGGGAGAGGACGGTGCGGCGAACGGGAAGGCGGACATCTGCCTGGTGGAGGTCGGAGGGACCGTGGGAGACATCGAGAGCATGCCCTTCCTCGAGGCCGTGCGCCAGATGAGGGGGGAACTGCTCCCCACGGAGACCGTACTGCTCCACGTTACCCTGATCCCCGAGGATACTATGGGCGATTTAAAAACCAAACCCACCCAGCATTCGGTCAAGACCCTGCGTGAACTTGGGCTCCATGCGGATATCATCGTCGGGAGGAGCGAGCGCCCCATCGGCACCCACACCAAGCGGAAGATCTCCCAGTTCTGCGATCTTCCCCAGCAGGGAGTGATCAGCGCGGCCACCGTTCCCGACATCTACCAGGTGCCTATGGAGATGGAAAAGGAAGGTCTTCCGGACGTCCTTTCCAGGCACCTCGGCCTCGAGAAGAGAGAGGTCTCCGGAGACTGGTACCACGTCGTGACCAGGGAATATACCAGCAGGGTCAGCGTGGGGATCGTGAGCAAATACGGGATAGAGGACGTCTACCTCTCCATCAAGGAGGCCTTAAAACACGCCGGGCGGGCCCTGTCCACCGAGGTGAAGATCACCTGGCTCGACGCGGAACGGTGCGAAGAGAACCAGCTGCGCGAGTTCAACGGGATACTCGTGCCCGGAGGATTCGGCAAGAGAGGGATCGAGGGGAAGATAGACGCGATAAGGACTGCCAGGACGAGGAACATCCCGTTCCTCGGGCTGTGCCTGGGGTTCCAGCTCGCGGTGGTGGAATATTCGCGGCATGTCATCGGCTGGGAAGATGCGACGAGTGCCGAGTTCGGCGATGGCAGGCATGTGATCGCCATCCTCCCGGAGCAGGAGTCGGTCACGGACCTCGGGGGGACAATGAGGCTTGGTAATTACCCGGTCACCATCCGCGAAGGTACTATGGCAATGGACCTTTACAAGAAGGCCGAGATCGTGGAACGTCACCGGCACCGGTACGAGGTCAACCCCCAGTATCTCGCCCAGCTGGAAAAAGCGGGGGTCGTCTTTGCCGGAGTATATAAAAACCGGATGGAGATCCTGGAACTGCCGGGCCATCCCTTCTTCATGGCAACGCAGTTCCACCCCGAATTCCGCTCCCGGCCGGCCAGGCCCTCTCCCCCGTTCCTGGGGTTCGTGGAGGCCTGCAGGGCGGATGCGGGCAGGAGGTAA
- the guaA gene encoding glutamine-hydrolyzing GMP synthase — translation MVNAQKFIAQATEEIRQEAGDERVVIALSGGVDSSVCAALASHAIGDRLVPIYVDTGLMRKGETERISYLFGDMNLHVARAGDEFFEALMGVCDPEEKRKVIGERFIRVFEREARKTGAKYLLQGTIYPDRIESEGGIKSHHNVGGMPLHMEFTKVLEPIRDLYKDEVREVAGALGLPSEIQHRMPFPGPGLAVRVLGEVTPEKVAVAREANQIVEEELIEKYRPWQCFAAVLGLGTGVKGDNRVHGWIIAVRAVNSRDGMTADPLHLPYELLERISSRITSEIPSVARVVYDITSKPPATIEYE, via the coding sequence ATGGTGAATGCACAGAAGTTTATCGCGCAGGCCACCGAGGAGATCCGGCAGGAAGCAGGAGACGAAAGGGTGGTGATCGCGCTCTCGGGCGGCGTGGACAGCTCGGTCTGCGCCGCGCTCGCGTCACACGCGATCGGCGACCGCCTTGTCCCCATCTATGTAGACACCGGCCTGATGCGCAAAGGGGAGACCGAGAGGATATCGTATCTTTTCGGTGACATGAACCTCCACGTCGCCAGGGCCGGAGACGAGTTCTTCGAGGCGCTCATGGGAGTCTGCGACCCCGAAGAGAAGAGGAAGGTGATCGGGGAGCGGTTCATCCGGGTATTCGAGCGCGAGGCCCGGAAAACCGGGGCAAAATATCTTCTCCAGGGGACCATCTACCCTGACAGGATAGAGAGCGAGGGGGGGATAAAGAGCCACCACAATGTGGGGGGGATGCCGCTCCACATGGAATTCACGAAAGTCCTCGAACCTATCAGGGATCTCTACAAGGACGAGGTACGCGAGGTGGCCGGGGCGCTCGGCCTTCCATCGGAGATCCAACACCGGATGCCTTTTCCAGGCCCGGGGCTTGCCGTCCGGGTACTCGGGGAGGTCACCCCGGAGAAGGTCGCGGTAGCCAGGGAAGCCAACCAGATCGTCGAGGAGGAGCTGATAGAGAAATACCGCCCGTGGCAGTGTTTCGCCGCGGTCCTCGGCCTCGGGACCGGGGTTAAGGGCGACAACCGGGTGCACGGCTGGATCATTGCCGTCAGGGCGGTCAACTCCCGGGACGGGATGACGGCCGACCCCCTCCACCTCCCGTACGAACTGCTGGAACGGATCTCCTCCCGGATCACCTCCGAGATCCCCAGCGTCGCCAGGGTGGTCTACGACATCACCTCCAAGCCTCCCGCCACGATCGAATACGAATAA
- a CDS encoding aspartate aminotransferase family protein, translated as MEISNSYRELDARYYMPAFSREIMLTRGLGSKVWDADGNEYIDCVAGIAVCSTGHCHPRVVRAICDQARELIHCSNLYYVPHQGELAKVLVEITGMHKAFFSNSGAEAMEGAIKLARIATGRKDFVAFTHGFHGRTMGSLAVTHKPAIREPFMPLEPRCTFVEYGDLDGLCRSVNDQTAAVVVEPIQGEAGVIIPGDDFLKGVRECCDSHGALMIVDEVQTGMGRTGKWLAIQHTNVRPDLVTLAKGIASGFPMGALVAREGLEFKTSQHGSTFAGGPLACAAALATIEVIREVLPGVAAKGERFRKGLSAHSPRARGLMIGVPVGERCPGVQKECAKNGVLVNCAADGNLRLVPPLVISPEEIDQAVGVINGALG; from the coding sequence ATGGAAATTAGCAACTCATACCGGGAACTGGATGCCCGGTACTATATGCCCGCATTCTCCCGGGAGATCATGCTCACCCGGGGGCTCGGGTCGAAAGTCTGGGACGCCGACGGGAACGAGTATATCGACTGCGTGGCAGGGATCGCGGTCTGCAGCACCGGGCACTGCCACCCCCGCGTGGTCAGGGCAATCTGCGACCAGGCCCGGGAACTGATCCACTGCTCGAACCTCTACTACGTCCCGCACCAGGGAGAACTGGCAAAGGTCCTGGTGGAGATTACCGGGATGCACAAGGCATTCTTCTCCAATTCGGGAGCCGAAGCGATGGAAGGCGCGATCAAACTCGCGCGGATCGCCACCGGGAGGAAAGACTTCGTGGCCTTTACCCACGGGTTCCACGGAAGGACCATGGGCTCCCTCGCGGTGACCCATAAGCCGGCCATACGGGAGCCTTTCATGCCCCTCGAACCCCGTTGCACCTTCGTCGAGTACGGCGATCTCGACGGGCTCTGCAGGTCGGTGAACGACCAGACCGCCGCAGTCGTCGTGGAGCCCATCCAGGGCGAGGCCGGGGTGATAATTCCCGGAGACGACTTCCTGAAGGGTGTCAGGGAATGCTGCGACTCGCACGGTGCGCTGATGATCGTCGACGAGGTGCAGACAGGCATGGGGAGGACCGGTAAATGGCTCGCAATCCAGCATACGAACGTCAGGCCCGACCTGGTCACCCTTGCGAAAGGCATCGCGAGCGGCTTCCCCATGGGGGCGCTCGTCGCCCGGGAAGGGCTCGAGTTCAAGACGAGCCAGCACGGGAGCACCTTCGCGGGCGGCCCTCTCGCGTGCGCTGCGGCGCTCGCGACCATCGAGGTCATCCGGGAAGTCCTCCCCGGGGTTGCGGCGAAGGGGGAGCGGTTCAGGAAGGGACTTTCCGCCCACAGTCCCCGCGCCAGGGGGCTGATGATCGGCGTTCCCGTGGGTGAGAGGTGCCCCGGGGTGCAGAAGGAGTGCGCAAAGAACGGGGTCCTGGTCAACTGTGCGGCGGATGGAAACCTCCGGCTGGTCCCCCCTCTGGTCATCTCGCCGGAGGAGATCGACCAGGCGGTCGGAGTGATCAATGGAGCGCTTGGTTAG
- a CDS encoding pyridoxal phosphate-dependent aminotransferase, which yields MERLVRECFRSEGYVFARKAEEIAKERGLSRIARLASNENPRPPSPLAVELGCQALQRVNRYPDEKVRSLLDTLERHYGDYHFVTGVGMDGVIETVIRTLVDPGDRVAISVPTFSFYRLAAVAQGARVEEVRRNADFSVNAETFVRACRGAKLSFLCTPNNPTGTMTPPGELETILEGIDGVLFLDNAYVEFSGVDYLPLLEKYENLIIGRTMSKVYSLAGLRIGYAFVPGWLAPFYTRAATPFTLNTVSSETARGALLDRTHVEETVARVAVWRERFVRECPLPVTSSGANFVMVDVAPHTGDQAVELLAEQGVIVRSCRSFRGLPDHYVRVSIGEDWENELFLSAVRNL from the coding sequence ATGGAGCGCTTGGTTAGGGAGTGTTTTCGGAGCGAGGGCTATGTCTTCGCCAGAAAGGCGGAGGAGATCGCAAAAGAGCGGGGGCTTTCCCGGATTGCGAGGCTCGCGAGCAACGAGAACCCGCGCCCGCCCTCTCCCCTGGCGGTGGAGCTCGGGTGCCAGGCCCTGCAGCGCGTGAACAGGTATCCCGACGAGAAGGTCAGGTCCCTGCTCGATACCCTGGAACGCCATTACGGGGACTACCACTTCGTGACCGGGGTAGGAATGGACGGGGTCATCGAGACCGTGATCCGCACTCTCGTGGACCCCGGGGACAGGGTGGCGATCTCTGTCCCCACGTTCTCCTTCTACCGGCTCGCAGCGGTCGCCCAGGGTGCAAGAGTCGAGGAAGTCCGGAGAAATGCGGATTTTTCGGTGAACGCGGAGACTTTCGTCCGGGCCTGCAGGGGTGCGAAACTCTCGTTCCTCTGCACCCCGAACAACCCCACCGGCACCATGACTCCACCCGGAGAACTGGAAACCATCCTGGAGGGTATCGACGGGGTGCTCTTCCTGGATAACGCCTATGTGGAGTTTTCCGGGGTCGACTATCTCCCCCTGCTGGAGAAGTACGAAAACCTGATCATCGGGCGGACCATGTCCAAGGTGTATTCCCTCGCTGGGCTCCGGATAGGATACGCGTTCGTTCCCGGATGGCTCGCGCCCTTCTATACCCGGGCCGCGACCCCGTTTACCCTGAACACCGTTTCGTCCGAGACGGCCCGGGGTGCACTCCTCGACCGGACGCACGTCGAGGAGACCGTAGCCCGTGTCGCCGTCTGGCGGGAACGTTTCGTACGGGAGTGCCCTCTCCCGGTCACCTCCTCCGGAGCCAATTTCGTGATGGTGGACGTAGCACCGCACACCGGTGACCAGGCGGTGGAACTGCTCGCGGAACAGGGGGTTATAGTCCGGTCCTGCCGGAGCTTCCGCGGGCTTCCCGATCACTACGTCAGAGTGAGCATCGGCGAGGACTGGGAGAACGAACTGTTCCTCTCCGCGGTGCGAAACCTATGA
- a CDS encoding adenylate kinase family protein, translating into MMYGITGTPGTGKTSIAGELEGRGYRVVHLRDTMDPYVIERDVTRDTLVIDEERWVAGFTPVEGFVEGQLAHLLPCDEVVVLRCRPDVLEKRLTLRNYTPGKIRENVEAEALDVILIETLEEHHGSHIYELDTTDKDIRECADCIERFIKGELPASFGTIDWSAYLKP; encoded by the coding sequence ATGATGTACGGCATCACGGGCACTCCCGGAACCGGAAAGACCTCGATTGCAGGGGAACTCGAGGGCCGGGGATATCGTGTGGTCCACCTCCGGGACACGATGGACCCTTACGTGATCGAGCGGGACGTGACCCGGGATACCCTGGTGATCGACGAGGAGCGGTGGGTCGCCGGGTTTACCCCGGTGGAAGGGTTCGTCGAGGGGCAGCTCGCACACCTGCTCCCCTGCGACGAGGTGGTGGTCCTCCGCTGCCGGCCCGACGTACTCGAGAAACGGCTCACTCTCCGGAACTATACTCCTGGAAAGATCAGGGAGAACGTGGAGGCCGAGGCGCTCGACGTGATCCTGATCGAGACCCTCGAGGAGCACCATGGCAGTCACATATATGAACTGGACACGACAGATAAGGATATCCGGGAATGCGCCGATTGTATCGAACGTTTCATAAAAGGAGAACTGCCCGCCTCGTTCGGGACGATCGACTGGTCGGCGTACCTGAAACCGTAG
- a CDS encoding CDP-alcohol phosphatidyltransferase family protein, with protein sequence MTLDQFRPHVKDYFKPLIAVSLKLGLTPNILTVGSFIVAGFAGVAYFYENVLVGTLMVLLNAVFDSLDGALARAMNIQSPKGDFLDHVIDRYADIFIIVGIFAGGLAPWPIGVLALTGVLMSSYLGTQSQAVGVGRNYGGVLGRADRLVLILVAGFLQLAFPDPIFGLTLLAWLLLVFGIMGHITALQRFIFTWREMGKGGEKK encoded by the coding sequence ATGACGCTCGACCAGTTCCGCCCCCATGTGAAGGACTATTTCAAGCCGCTGATAGCGGTCTCCCTCAAACTGGGGCTCACCCCCAATATCCTAACCGTGGGATCCTTCATCGTGGCCGGATTTGCTGGAGTCGCATATTTTTACGAGAACGTGCTGGTCGGGACCCTCATGGTCCTCTTAAACGCGGTCTTTGATTCCCTCGACGGGGCGCTCGCAAGAGCCATGAACATCCAGAGCCCGAAAGGGGACTTCCTCGACCACGTTATCGACCGGTACGCGGACATCTTCATCATCGTCGGGATCTTTGCCGGAGGCCTCGCTCCATGGCCCATCGGGGTCCTTGCGCTCACCGGGGTGCTGATGTCCTCGTACCTGGGGACGCAGTCGCAGGCGGTGGGAGTCGGGCGGAACTACGGGGGCGTGCTCGGGCGAGCGGACCGGCTCGTCCTGATCCTTGTCGCTGGGTTCCTGCAGCTCGCGTTCCCCGACCCGATATTCGGCCTCACCCTCCTCGCCTGGCTGCTCCTCGTCTTCGGGATAATGGGGCACATTACCGCACTGCAGCGTTTCATCTTCACCTGGCGGGAAATGGGGAAGGGTGGGGAGAAGAAATAA
- the fen gene encoding flap endonuclease-1: MGVALRDIIADYKVPVTWESLGGVAVVDAHNALYQFLSIIRQPDGTPLMDHRGRITSHLSGILFRTVNFMEKGIRTAYVFDGKPPELKSETVAQRRSVRQEAGDRWQEALEKGDIEEAYKQARSSSRIDDQVLETSKKLLGLLGIPIIQAPSEGEAQAAAMVASGNARYVVSQDYDTLLFGGPALVRNLTVSGKRKVRGRTITISPERIQLQEVLAGLSVTREQLIQISILVGTDFNAGVRGIGAKTALKIVQKGDFASTMAGKQPELDYDPIMEFFTSPPVTDDYELAWQPPDKEGIVAMLCEDFDFSEDRIRKALEGMGAKTGQKTLDAWF; this comes from the coding sequence ATGGGCGTCGCGTTACGGGACATCATCGCCGATTACAAGGTTCCGGTCACCTGGGAATCGCTCGGGGGAGTTGCGGTGGTGGATGCCCATAATGCCCTGTACCAGTTCCTCTCGATAATCCGCCAGCCGGACGGGACCCCGCTGATGGACCACCGGGGCAGGATCACCTCGCATCTTTCCGGGATCCTCTTCCGCACGGTAAATTTCATGGAGAAAGGAATCCGGACCGCGTACGTATTCGACGGGAAGCCCCCGGAACTAAAAAGCGAGACTGTCGCCCAGCGGAGATCGGTGCGGCAGGAAGCGGGGGACCGCTGGCAGGAAGCCCTCGAGAAAGGGGATATCGAGGAGGCGTACAAGCAGGCACGTTCTTCGTCGAGGATCGACGACCAGGTGCTGGAGACCTCGAAGAAACTTCTCGGGTTGCTGGGAATCCCCATAATACAGGCCCCGAGCGAGGGGGAGGCCCAGGCGGCGGCCATGGTGGCTTCGGGGAACGCCAGGTACGTCGTCTCCCAGGACTACGACACCCTCCTCTTCGGGGGACCTGCTCTCGTCCGGAACCTGACCGTGAGCGGGAAACGGAAGGTCCGCGGCCGGACGATCACCATCAGCCCGGAACGGATCCAGCTCCAGGAGGTCCTCGCCGGGCTCTCCGTCACCAGGGAACAGCTGATACAGATCTCGATCCTGGTAGGCACGGACTTCAACGCAGGAGTCAGAGGGATCGGGGCGAAAACTGCCCTCAAGATCGTGCAGAAAGGTGATTTCGCCTCAACGATGGCCGGGAAGCAACCCGAACTGGACTATGATCCGATAATGGAATTCTTCACCTCCCCGCCGGTCACCGACGATTACGAGCTTGCATGGCAGCCCCCCGATAAGGAAGGGATTGTCGCCATGCTCTGCGAGGACTTCGATTTTTCTGAGGACCGGATTAGGAAGGCGCTGGAAGGTATGGGCGCAAAGACCGGGCAGAAGACGCTGGATGCCTGGTTCTGA
- a CDS encoding presenilin family intramembrane aspartyl protease PSH, which produces MNFGRIMPLLAMPVMLVIVEVGAILLSLPLIDAGIVVFENPESLVNPLIFIAILLVFTGLLLLLIRYKAEKVIQAIILISIFFTFVYIFSGITFVLMGDTLTGSVLALAASIAATVVLYLYPEWYVLDTLGLLIAAGAASIFGISLDVIPVVLLLAALAVYDAISVYRTKHMLTLAEGVVNLKSPILFIVPKKKDYSYRRDGLDTTGEGERSAFLIGMGDLIMPSILVVSANVYTASVRLGPISVPALGAMIGSVLGLIFLLSYVIKGKPQAGLPPINGGAIIGFLIGYLVTVL; this is translated from the coding sequence ATGAATTTCGGGAGAATAATGCCTCTTCTTGCCATGCCGGTGATGCTGGTGATAGTCGAAGTCGGAGCGATACTGCTCTCCCTCCCGCTCATCGATGCCGGGATCGTGGTATTCGAAAACCCGGAATCGCTGGTAAATCCCCTGATTTTCATTGCCATTCTCCTGGTGTTCACCGGGCTGCTTCTCCTGCTCATCCGGTACAAGGCTGAAAAGGTGATCCAGGCCATCATCCTGATCTCCATATTTTTCACCTTTGTTTACATCTTCTCGGGAATCACGTTCGTACTGATGGGTGACACCCTTACCGGGTCGGTACTCGCACTTGCTGCTTCGATCGCAGCGACCGTGGTCCTGTACCTGTATCCCGAATGGTACGTCCTCGATACGCTCGGGCTGCTGATCGCCGCGGGCGCGGCATCGATATTCGGGATCTCCCTCGACGTGATCCCCGTTGTCCTCCTTCTCGCGGCACTCGCCGTGTACGACGCGATCTCGGTATACCGGACCAAGCACATGCTCACCCTTGCCGAAGGGGTGGTGAACCTGAAGAGTCCCATCCTCTTCATCGTTCCCAAAAAGAAGGATTACTCGTATCGGCGCGACGGACTCGATACTACCGGCGAAGGGGAGCGTAGTGCGTTTCTTATCGGAATGGGAGACCTGATCATGCCCTCCATCCTGGTGGTCTCCGCCAACGTGTATACCGCCTCGGTCCGTCTCGGGCCGATCAGCGTACCGGCACTGGGAGCCATGATCGGGTCTGTCCTGGGACTGATATTCCTGCTCTCCTACGTGATCAAGGGAAAGCCGCAGGCAGGTCTCCCACCCATCAACGGCGGGGCGATAATCGGATTTTTAATCGGTTACCTCGTCACCGTTCTGTAA